A window of the Tessaracoccus sp. MC1865 genome harbors these coding sequences:
- the pknB gene encoding Stk1 family PASTA domain-containing Ser/Thr kinase, which produces MNSTFDPLVGQVLDGRYEIVAKVARGGMATVYRARDRRLSRVVAVKVMRSDLGEDDEFAAKFDREARSAALLSHPSVVSIFDQGSSQGKPYIVMEFIEGETMRRMISRDSPMPPDRALELFEQVAAALAAAHEAGVVHRDIKPENVMITRRGQVKVADFGLARQVGSPQMTATGILVGTASYLPPELVTHSRPDGRSDVYSAGVVLFELLTGKKPHTGENNYQIAYRHVNVDIERPSERLAEIGHSADWEIPDYLDTLVLAATRRDPRARISDGRELLSAVRRARRELARTGGHDNPTLAAALLPESPAEDETEHLRTRSSERPRPLSSGSPPTVVLRRDEWRPAQKKPRPDPVPVAEPVSPRPVATTTQPRSQRTPVFPHLHISDDPVHRRRRIVALVLVVLLLAGAAGVGSWWWLDGRFTTVPAMSTLNETKAREAAAANALKVNRTEQYSETVPAGVVITTDPTAGERLFRGSDVTLVLSKGPERYPMPAVVGIPLEAASQALTAGRLAVGTVTEQFSETVAEGIVLTASQEEGAQLKPDTPVDLSVSKGREPIRIPNHVGGSADKAVKDLEKLGFTVAIEEENSADVGAERVIRQDPRDGSGHRGDTVTLVKSLGPVMVTVPDVWMKSTDEATKLLEDLDLVVKVERSSNFPIPLDIANSTDPAAGTEVAVGTKITLYVA; this is translated from the coding sequence ATGAACAGCACTTTCGACCCGTTGGTCGGCCAAGTGCTCGACGGTCGCTACGAAATCGTGGCGAAAGTCGCCCGCGGTGGCATGGCCACGGTGTATCGCGCGCGTGATCGACGTCTGTCGCGCGTCGTCGCGGTCAAGGTCATGCGCAGCGACCTCGGCGAGGACGACGAATTCGCCGCCAAGTTCGACCGCGAGGCCAGGTCCGCGGCCCTCCTCTCCCACCCGAGCGTGGTGTCGATCTTCGACCAGGGCTCCTCCCAGGGCAAGCCGTACATCGTCATGGAGTTCATCGAGGGCGAGACGATGCGCCGGATGATCAGCCGCGACTCCCCCATGCCGCCGGACAGGGCGCTCGAGCTGTTCGAGCAGGTCGCGGCCGCGCTGGCCGCCGCCCACGAGGCGGGCGTGGTGCACCGCGACATCAAACCCGAGAACGTGATGATCACCCGCCGTGGCCAGGTCAAGGTCGCGGATTTCGGGCTCGCCCGCCAGGTGGGCTCCCCCCAGATGACCGCCACGGGCATCCTGGTGGGCACCGCCAGCTACCTCCCGCCGGAACTCGTGACGCACTCGCGCCCGGACGGCCGCAGCGACGTGTACTCCGCGGGCGTGGTGCTCTTCGAGCTGCTCACCGGCAAGAAACCGCACACGGGCGAGAACAACTACCAGATCGCCTACCGCCACGTGAACGTCGACATCGAGCGACCCTCCGAACGGCTCGCGGAGATCGGGCACAGCGCAGACTGGGAGATCCCGGACTACCTCGACACCCTCGTCCTCGCCGCCACCCGCCGCGACCCTCGGGCCCGCATCTCCGACGGCCGGGAACTGCTCAGCGCGGTGCGCCGCGCGCGACGCGAACTCGCGCGCACCGGCGGCCATGACAACCCCACCCTCGCAGCCGCCCTGCTTCCCGAGAGCCCCGCGGAGGATGAGACCGAACACCTGCGCACACGTTCCTCCGAACGGCCGCGCCCGCTGTCCTCGGGCTCGCCCCCCACCGTCGTGCTCCGCCGCGACGAATGGCGCCCGGCGCAGAAGAAACCACGCCCGGACCCGGTCCCCGTCGCCGAACCCGTGTCGCCACGGCCCGTGGCCACCACCACGCAGCCGCGCAGTCAGCGCACGCCCGTGTTCCCGCACCTGCACATCTCCGACGACCCGGTCCACCGGCGCCGTCGCATCGTCGCGCTCGTCCTGGTGGTGCTCCTCCTGGCCGGCGCCGCGGGCGTCGGCTCATGGTGGTGGCTCGACGGGCGCTTCACCACCGTGCCCGCGATGAGCACGCTCAACGAGACCAAGGCCCGGGAGGCCGCCGCGGCCAACGCCCTCAAGGTCAACCGCACCGAGCAGTACTCGGAGACCGTACCGGCCGGCGTGGTGATCACCACCGACCCCACAGCGGGCGAGCGCCTCTTCCGGGGCTCCGACGTGACGTTGGTGCTCTCGAAGGGGCCGGAGCGCTACCCCATGCCCGCGGTGGTCGGGATCCCGCTGGAGGCCGCATCCCAGGCGCTGACCGCCGGACGGCTCGCCGTCGGCACCGTCACGGAGCAGTTCTCGGAGACGGTGGCCGAGGGCATCGTGCTGACCGCCTCGCAGGAGGAGGGTGCGCAGTTGAAGCCGGACACCCCCGTCGACCTGAGCGTCTCCAAGGGCCGCGAACCCATCCGCATCCCGAACCATGTGGGCGGGAGCGCGGACAAGGCCGTGAAGGATCTGGAGAAGCTCGGCTTCACCGTGGCGATCGAGGAGGAGAACTCCGCGGACGTCGGGGCCGAACGCGTCATCAGGCAGGACCCGCGCGACGGCAGCGGCCACCGCGGCGACACCGTCACCCTGGTTAAATCCCTCGGCCCCGTGATGGTGACGGTTCCCGACGTCTGGATGAAGAGCA
- a CDS encoding methylenetetrahydrofolate reductase, protein MPSTISRPTTVGELLSAAQGPLFSFEFYPPRSEEEEPILWRAVEALTPLEPDFVSVTYGATGSRRDRTIHATRRIATENGPLTVGHLTCVDQSKADIAEALAAYRDVGVTNILAIRGDMPGGGEWVRHADGLANATELVRFIKEQGDFCVGVAAFANPHETTEDPELDDRILLAKVEAGAEFAITQLFFDAQSYIDLVRRVRALGCSIPIIPGIMPLTVISQIERFAGLSGRALPDKFVAALRSAASKEEVREIGMATCLELCRTLLDAGAPGLQFFTQNRSKATREILAELKHLS, encoded by the coding sequence ATGCCGTCGACGATCTCACGGCCCACGACGGTGGGGGAGCTGCTCTCCGCCGCACAGGGTCCCCTTTTCTCCTTCGAGTTCTACCCTCCCCGCTCCGAGGAGGAGGAGCCCATCCTGTGGCGCGCCGTCGAGGCCCTGACGCCACTGGAGCCTGATTTCGTGTCGGTCACGTACGGGGCCACGGGCTCGCGTCGCGACCGCACCATCCACGCCACCCGCCGCATCGCCACGGAGAACGGCCCGCTGACCGTGGGGCACCTGACGTGCGTGGACCAGTCGAAGGCCGACATCGCCGAGGCGCTGGCCGCCTACCGCGACGTCGGCGTCACCAACATCCTGGCCATCCGCGGCGACATGCCGGGCGGCGGCGAGTGGGTGCGGCACGCAGACGGCCTGGCCAACGCCACCGAGCTGGTGCGCTTCATCAAGGAACAGGGCGATTTCTGCGTGGGCGTCGCGGCCTTCGCGAACCCCCACGAGACCACCGAGGACCCCGAACTCGACGACCGCATCCTGCTGGCCAAGGTGGAGGCGGGGGCGGAGTTCGCCATCACCCAGCTGTTCTTCGACGCGCAGAGCTACATCGACCTGGTGCGTCGGGTGCGGGCGCTGGGCTGCAGCATCCCGATCATCCCGGGCATCATGCCGCTGACGGTGATCTCGCAGATCGAGCGTTTCGCCGGCCTGTCGGGCCGCGCGCTGCCGGACAAGTTCGTCGCAGCACTCCGCTCGGCCGCCTCCAAGGAGGAGGTGCGCGAGATCGGGATGGCCACGTGCCTCGAGTTGTGCCGCACGCTGCTGGACGCCGGCGCGCCCGGGCTGCAGTTCTTTACGCAGAACCGCAGCAAGGCCACGCGCGAGATCCTGGCCGAGCTGAAGCACCTCTCCTGA
- a CDS encoding HAD-IC family P-type ATPase, translating into MPTELSGLTSTQVAERVSSGRVNHLPSRSGRSTADIVRANVLTRVNAILFVLFCLVLVTGNLLQGAFGLLIIANSVVGIVQELRAKRTLDNLAVVGEAHPVVVRDGERTRVARDEVVLDDLIAVGPGEQIVVDGSVVAADYLEVDESLLTGEADLVAKQPGDEVLSGAYVISGTGLYRAERVGADAYAAQLTAQAAKFTLVSSELRQGINRILRWVTYLLVPVAALSIFVQFNQPDTTWQESVLRMVAVLVPMVPEGLVLLTSMAFALGVIRLGRRQCLVNELPAIEGLARVDVVCADKTGTLTQHAMTLGELLDLTDDPAHTRLVLSQLVAADDAPNASMQAIAAAIEAADEPWAVETRAPFTSARKWSGVSFAGDRGHWVLGAPEVLAGHDEVARRAEQIGATGRRVLLLARAKQPVDSPQAPGELSPVALLVLDQLIRPDAAETLTYFQEQGVALKVISGDNAASVAAVTRSLGVAIGDVIDARTLPGAGEQFDDAVDAVDVFGRVTPEQKRQMVGALQGRGHTVAMTGDGVNDVLALKDADLGVAMGSGAPATRAVAQIVLLDDKFATLPHVVAEGRRVIGNVERVAKLFLTKTVYAIALALVLGLMGLPNPFLPLQMTVVGWFTIGIPAFLLSLAPNRERARPGFVWRTLSVAIPCGLIVAGVTIATYVTARGFGVVPDPHQEQASTATLIALILTATWVLAVVARPYYWWRVGLVGFAYAFYFLVFALPSARRALGLDITNTAEITFGVVAGLIGMALVEVSWWVTRIVRRERADVWGQPKAALP; encoded by the coding sequence GTGCCCACTGAGCTCTCCGGGCTCACCTCCACCCAGGTCGCTGAACGCGTCTCCTCCGGCCGGGTCAACCACCTGCCATCACGGTCCGGGCGCAGCACCGCAGACATCGTGCGCGCCAACGTGCTCACCCGGGTCAACGCCATCCTCTTCGTGCTGTTCTGTCTGGTCCTGGTCACGGGCAACCTGCTCCAGGGAGCGTTCGGCCTGCTCATCATCGCCAACTCCGTCGTGGGCATCGTGCAGGAACTGCGCGCCAAGCGCACGCTGGACAACCTGGCCGTGGTGGGCGAGGCCCACCCCGTCGTCGTGCGCGACGGCGAACGCACCAGGGTCGCCAGGGACGAGGTGGTCCTCGACGACCTCATCGCGGTCGGGCCCGGCGAACAGATCGTCGTCGACGGCTCCGTGGTGGCGGCCGACTACCTGGAGGTCGACGAATCGCTGCTCACCGGCGAGGCCGACCTGGTGGCCAAGCAGCCGGGCGACGAGGTGCTCTCGGGGGCCTACGTCATCTCCGGCACCGGGCTGTACCGCGCGGAGAGGGTGGGGGCCGACGCCTACGCGGCGCAACTGACCGCCCAGGCGGCCAAGTTCACCCTCGTCTCCTCGGAGCTGCGCCAGGGCATCAACCGGATCCTCCGCTGGGTCACCTACCTGTTGGTCCCCGTCGCCGCGCTGTCCATCTTCGTCCAGTTCAACCAGCCGGACACCACCTGGCAGGAGTCGGTGCTGCGGATGGTGGCCGTGCTGGTGCCGATGGTGCCCGAGGGCCTCGTGCTGCTCACCTCGATGGCCTTCGCGCTGGGCGTGATCAGGCTCGGCCGGCGCCAGTGCCTGGTCAACGAACTCCCCGCGATCGAGGGCCTGGCCCGCGTCGACGTCGTGTGCGCCGACAAGACCGGCACGCTCACCCAGCACGCCATGACACTGGGCGAGCTCCTGGACCTCACCGACGACCCCGCCCACACCCGTCTGGTCCTGTCGCAACTGGTGGCTGCCGACGACGCTCCGAACGCCTCCATGCAGGCCATCGCCGCGGCGATCGAGGCCGCCGACGAGCCCTGGGCCGTCGAGACCCGGGCCCCGTTCACCTCCGCCAGGAAGTGGTCCGGCGTCAGCTTCGCCGGCGACCGTGGGCACTGGGTGCTGGGAGCGCCGGAGGTGCTCGCAGGCCATGACGAAGTCGCCCGACGCGCCGAGCAGATCGGTGCCACCGGCCGGCGGGTCCTGCTGCTCGCCCGGGCGAAGCAGCCCGTCGACTCCCCTCAGGCGCCCGGCGAACTGAGCCCCGTCGCGCTCCTGGTCCTCGACCAACTCATCCGGCCGGACGCTGCGGAGACGCTCACCTACTTCCAGGAGCAAGGCGTGGCGCTCAAGGTCATCTCGGGCGACAACGCCGCGTCGGTGGCCGCCGTCACGCGCTCGCTGGGCGTGGCCATCGGCGACGTCATCGACGCCCGGACGCTGCCCGGGGCGGGCGAGCAGTTCGACGACGCCGTCGACGCCGTCGACGTGTTCGGCCGCGTGACGCCCGAGCAGAAGCGCCAGATGGTGGGTGCGCTGCAGGGCCGCGGCCACACCGTCGCCATGACCGGCGACGGCGTCAACGACGTGCTGGCGCTCAAGGATGCCGATCTCGGCGTGGCGATGGGCTCCGGCGCGCCGGCCACCCGCGCCGTCGCCCAGATCGTGCTGCTCGACGACAAGTTCGCCACCCTTCCCCACGTCGTCGCCGAAGGGCGCCGGGTGATCGGCAACGTGGAACGCGTGGCCAAACTCTTCCTCACGAAGACTGTCTACGCCATCGCGCTCGCCCTGGTCCTCGGGCTGATGGGCCTTCCCAACCCGTTCCTGCCGCTGCAGATGACGGTGGTGGGGTGGTTCACGATCGGCATCCCGGCATTCCTGTTGAGCCTCGCGCCGAACCGCGAGCGGGCGCGCCCCGGGTTCGTCTGGCGGACCCTCTCCGTGGCCATCCCCTGTGGCCTCATCGTGGCCGGCGTGACCATCGCCACCTACGTCACCGCCCGCGGCTTCGGCGTGGTTCCGGATCCACACCAGGAGCAGGCCTCCACCGCGACCCTCATCGCGCTCATCCTGACGGCCACCTGGGTGCTGGCCGTGGTGGCGCGGCCCTACTACTGGTGGCGGGTGGGCCTGGTGGGGTTCGCGTACGCGTTCTACTTCCTGGTGTTCGCGTTGCCCTCCGCCCGCCGCGCGCTGGGGCTGGACATCACGAACACGGCGGAGATCACCTTCGGCGTCGTCGCCGGGCTGATCGGGATGGCGCTCGTAGAGGTCTCCTGGTGGGTCACCAGGATCGTCCGCCGGGAGCGTGCCGACGTCTGGGGTCAGCCGAAGGCGGCGCTCCCGTAA
- a CDS encoding polyprenyl synthetase family protein, whose amino-acid sequence MSTPFDPSSPLSAPLLSAIGETIDRFLDGQEELLDTIGSSDLLPVARAATAGGKRLRPAYCYWSYVAAAGQPTQARSLLDVASSLDLLHVSALVHDDLIDAADTRRGLPSAHKQFESLHAARGGRGSVTDFGVSSAILLGDLLLMWSIELADGSGAPGLDRARPLLSAMRAEVTAGQFLDVSAQYRVTGATSVADELDVARRVLEYKTASYSIRRPSQIGAALGGADAQLQGALAEFGSVIGRAFQLRDDVLGVYGRPEVTGKPYGGDIHEGKRTVLVLTALSHASPDEARELGGLLGAEGLTDTDVDRAAELIEASGALAHVEAVIEENMRHALAVLDDTQMTADGRTALAGLAERSVRRAH is encoded by the coding sequence GTGAGCACCCCGTTTGATCCGAGCTCCCCGCTGAGCGCGCCGTTGCTGTCCGCCATCGGCGAAACCATCGACCGGTTCCTCGATGGGCAGGAGGAGTTGCTGGACACCATCGGCTCCTCGGATCTACTCCCCGTCGCCCGTGCCGCAACCGCCGGTGGCAAGCGGCTGCGTCCCGCCTACTGCTACTGGAGCTACGTGGCCGCCGCCGGGCAGCCGACGCAGGCCCGGTCACTCCTCGACGTCGCGAGCTCGCTGGACCTGCTCCACGTGTCGGCGCTGGTGCACGACGACCTCATCGACGCCGCCGACACCCGTCGCGGCCTCCCGTCCGCCCACAAGCAGTTCGAGTCGCTGCACGCGGCGCGCGGCGGCCGGGGGTCGGTCACCGACTTCGGGGTGTCGTCAGCCATCCTGCTGGGCGACCTCCTCCTCATGTGGAGCATCGAGCTCGCGGACGGCTCCGGCGCCCCGGGCCTCGATCGCGCCCGGCCGCTCCTCAGCGCCATGCGGGCCGAGGTCACCGCCGGGCAGTTCCTCGACGTGAGCGCGCAGTACCGCGTCACCGGCGCCACGTCGGTGGCCGACGAACTCGACGTGGCCCGCCGCGTGCTCGAATACAAGACGGCCAGCTACTCCATCCGGCGTCCCTCCCAGATCGGCGCTGCGCTCGGTGGCGCCGACGCCCAGCTCCAGGGCGCCCTGGCGGAGTTCGGTTCCGTGATCGGCCGCGCCTTCCAACTGCGCGACGACGTGCTCGGCGTCTACGGCAGGCCGGAGGTCACGGGCAAGCCCTACGGAGGCGACATCCACGAGGGCAAGCGCACGGTCCTGGTGCTCACGGCGCTGTCCCACGCCTCACCCGACGAGGCCCGCGAACTGGGCGGGCTGCTGGGCGCCGAGGGCCTCACGGACACCGACGTCGACCGGGCCGCAGAGCTCATCGAAGCCTCAGGCGCCCTGGCCCACGTGGAGGCCGTGATCGAGGAGAACATGCGCCACGCCCTGGCCGTCCTCGACGACACCCAGATGACCGCGGACGGCCGCACCGCTCTGGCGGGGCTCGCCGAGCGGAGCGTCAGACGTGCCCACTGA
- a CDS encoding thiamine phosphate synthase, producing MTAPLSLHTRLRLARLALVVPPERSGPEAADFAAHGADLLVLTRGERSVEEAAEGIRVARNRLFGLQTLIAADNLDVAEASGADVVFLKRPGWRPFGVKRPHEFALLGRSIDGAGDADKIDGDPWNFAFVGPAVDGENAGNAVADMAVQYPPLALPAGPVWFAAGGISSGNVDAVLAAGARRAVVSTAVFTAADPFAESQAIADALKDAWTADPGSAGYGSAAFG from the coding sequence GTGACCGCACCCTTGTCTCTTCACACCAGACTGCGCCTGGCCCGTCTCGCCCTGGTGGTGCCACCGGAGCGTTCCGGCCCAGAGGCCGCAGACTTTGCCGCCCACGGGGCCGACCTGCTGGTGCTGACCAGGGGCGAGCGCTCGGTCGAGGAAGCGGCGGAGGGGATCCGGGTGGCCCGCAACCGGCTGTTCGGCCTGCAGACGCTCATCGCGGCGGACAATCTCGACGTCGCTGAGGCCAGCGGCGCTGACGTGGTTTTCCTCAAGCGGCCCGGGTGGCGTCCGTTCGGGGTCAAGCGGCCCCATGAGTTCGCCCTGCTCGGGCGCTCCATCGACGGTGCCGGCGACGCCGACAAGATCGACGGTGACCCGTGGAACTTCGCCTTCGTCGGCCCGGCCGTGGACGGGGAGAACGCCGGCAACGCCGTCGCAGACATGGCGGTCCAGTACCCGCCCCTGGCGCTCCCAGCCGGCCCGGTGTGGTTCGCGGCCGGCGGCATCTCGTCGGGCAACGTCGACGCCGTGCTCGCCGCCGGCGCGCGCCGCGCCGTCGTCTCGACGGCCGTGTTCACGGCGGCAGACCCGTTCGCGGAGTCGCAGGCCATCGCAGACGCGCTGAAGGACGCCTGGACTGCGGACCCCGGCTCCGCCGGTTACGGGAGCGCCGCCTTCGGCTGA